Genomic segment of Ostrinia nubilalis chromosome 10, ilOstNubi1.1, whole genome shotgun sequence:
GGTTGCTTTCTTCGATTTGTATCGCTAACGGCAAATAATTCgttgtaattttaattgtaaatctGTGATAAACTAATTTTTATTGACGTAAAATAGGTTTTAAGTGCTTTGTGATAAATTCGTGTTAGTTTATTTAGTGTTTAGATCGACATAAAATGGGCCGTAAGAAGAAGAAGGCATCGAAACCTTGGTGCTGGTATCCTTTTCCAATAAACTAACTTGATTACAAATTTAGCGTGACCTTCATATTTAGGTCAATCGTTGAAATTGTATTTGCGTATGTAAATTGTATATGATTTCCTTAGCGTGTCTCTCAGGTATTGTAACAGGGAATTTGACGATGAAAAGATTTTAATTCAACACCAGAAAGCGAAACATTTTAAATGTCACATATGCCACAAGAAGTTGTACACTGGCCCCGGATTGTCAATACACTGCATGCAGGTACGTCAGCCCTCGAGACAAACTTGGCAAGCGCCCACCCGCCCACCATCACCAGTGCCGTCTCCCCTTTTAACTTGCGTAGTACATAATTTTGGCGCGACTTATTCTGTTAACACCACATCATACCTAACAGTTTCTATGTAAATAACTTCAGCTTATTAATAATTAGTTAAATGAGTTCATCTCGGGCGGTTTACTAATTTTTTCCATCTGATTTCAGGTACATAAAGAAGCAATAGACAAAGTACCAAATTCATTACCAAATAGGTCAAATATAGAAATAGAAATCTATGGTATGGAAGGTATTCCACCTGAAGATATAAGAGAACATGAGAAGCAAAAATCAGGTATACAAACTTATTTCTGTGGTTCGACTATTGATTTTTGGAACAAACTGTATGTACAAaaccatatttttatttttttgaatgGTTAGTTTTAGGTGTAAATGGATGTTTAGTTACTGTGTTgatgttatttatatttgaaaATTTAAGCACATTTTTCTATTCAACCCTGTAGTATATGTATCGATAATGTTTACCTTTTAGTGTGATAGCGATCGTACTTCAACGTGTAAtcgatttgtattattttctgtaatttaCACTCCGATATTTGTTTAGGTGGCGGCAAAGGCTCGGATAGTGACGACGATGAACCCGCAGCCAAGAAAAAGGCAACACCTGCATTGGTAAATTATTGTGTCTAAAGTCAATATTATGCACATTGTCTTTCTGTAGGAACTGTTACGAACTAATTCATTATTTGACAGTTGGGACCTGGACCTTCAGGAGTATCACAGGGTATATTGCCAACACCCATGGGCCCAGTCCCTCCGGGGATGTATCCAGGGCACATGCAAATGAACCCCATGATGCCTCCATTTATGCAGGCACCAAGGTAAttaagattaaattaaattttttaggtattcaattcaaaacatttaatgcatgtaggtatgtattgtaTTTTACTTGTTTTATTAGATTAGTCTTaatcaatataatttttaattttcagaatGATGATGCCAGGTATGCGACCACTGTTCCCAGCAGCCAGTATACCTACATCACAACCTAATAAACCTACTTTCCCTGCATATAGGTAAGAATCTGATGTCTTTGTAACCATTTAGTCTGTAAATGGACTTCTCCATAATGGCTCATAGTCTACTGCGGGTCAGGTGTCCTTGAGAATGTAATTGAATTTGAGAAACGGTCACATGTAAATGAACTATTGCACTCAAGTTGTCCCATTGTAATGTGAATTTATTACTCGTCTCATTTACCACAACACTATTTCCTTCAACAGTAATGCTACAATAAGCGCACCACCTACTACCTCAACATCAAGTAGTTCGGACCCAAAAGAGAACGGTGAGGTGAAACCGCCCGCTGCAAACTCTTGCCCCCTCGTCACAGCGACCGGGGCGGGGTCTAAGATAATCCATCCACCGGAGGATGTGTCTTTAGAGGAGATACGCGCGAGGCACGGCAAGTACCGGCCGCGGCCGAAGCCCGACGCGCCCGCGCCTATGCCCCAACCGCAGCCGGCGCTCATCACGCCTAGCACTAGCCAGGCTGAGGTATGTACTATCACGTCCGTTGCAGACATGTTTCAACCTGTTTCTTGATGGCATGTTTGGTCCTGTTTGTTGGTGACATCATGTTTGTTACAACCTGTCGTGCAATGCTGGACAATGACCACCCACATGGATTTCCACTATTTGGTTGGTTATGTTATGGCTCGCTTCCTAGCATTTACCCCGCGACCTTCACAAGATCGTCAGTCCTCCGAGTGGGAAGCAATGCTTACACTTCCTTATTAAATGGCAAAGATATCCGACGATGATGAGCCTCTATTTCATCAACTAATTCGgcagtaaaatatattttgtgattgtaCCA
This window contains:
- the LOC135075697 gene encoding BUB3-interacting and GLEBS motif-containing protein ZNF207 isoform X1, whose product is MGRKKKKASKPWCWYCNREFDDEKILIQHQKAKHFKCHICHKKLYTGPGLSIHCMQVHKEAIDKVPNSLPNRSNIEIEIYGMEGIPPEDIREHEKQKSGGGKGSDSDDDEPAAKKKATPALLGPGPSGVSQGILPTPMGPVPPGMYPGHMQMNPMMPPFMQAPRMMMPGMRPLFPAASIPTSQPNKPTFPAYSNATISAPPTTSTSSSSDPKENGEVKPPAANSCPLVTATGAGSKIIHPPEDVSLEEIRARHGKYRPRPKPDAPAPMPQPQPALITPSTSQAELFSRQVAAHMNAAVAAARTQAMRRPLLPQVVGVLPQPQLRVGVPVSMPPVMGVLPVMPQFNLMRPLQPGMLLPGGVMPMMGFPGVGLPMVPRYR
- the LOC135075697 gene encoding BUB3-interacting and GLEBS motif-containing protein ZNF207 isoform X2, whose product is MGRKKKKASKPWCWYCNREFDDEKILIQHQKAKHFKCHICHKKLYTGPGLSIHCMQVHKEAIDKVPNSLPNRSNIEIEIYGMEGIPPEDIREHEKQKSGGGKGSDSDDDEPAAKKKATPALLGPGPSGVSQGILPTPMGPVPPGMYPGHMQMNPMMPPFMQAPRMMMPGMRPLFPAASIPTSQPNKPTFPAYSNATISAPPTTSTSSSSDPKENGEVKPPAANSCPLVTATGAGSKIIHPPEDVSLEEIRARHGKYRPRPKPDAPAPMPQPQPALITPSTSQAEVAAHMNAAVAAARTQAMRRPLLPQVVGVLPQPQLRVGVPVSMPPVMGVLPVMPQFNLMRPLQPGMLLPGGVMPMMGFPGVGLPMVPRYR